A single genomic interval of Dyella sp. GSA-30 harbors:
- a CDS encoding class III poly(R)-hydroxyalkanoic acid synthase subunit PhaC, whose amino-acid sequence MNVPFQFDPASLLAEISSFQQKLSAGLSNVRGMVEPEYANTPREAIYREDKLTVWHFKGDKAPTAKTPLLIVYALVNTAWMTDLQADRSLVRNLLAQGEDVYLIDWGYPDGADRWLTLDDYINGYLDRCVDAVRKRHNLDAINVLGICQGGAFSLCYTALQPEKVKNLITMVTPVDFQTPGNMLSHWTQNLDVDLFVDTMGNIPAELMNWVYLTLKPVRLNQQKYIALVDILDNPKELENFLRMERWIFDSPDQAGEAFREFIKDFYQGNKLVHGTLTIGGKPVDLGMITQPVLNIFAEQDHLVPPDASKALAKKVGTTDYTELAFKGGHIGIYVSGRAQREVPPAIHQWLRSRD is encoded by the coding sequence ATGAACGTACCTTTTCAATTCGATCCGGCCAGCCTGCTTGCCGAAATAAGTAGCTTCCAGCAAAAGCTTTCCGCGGGATTGAGCAACGTGCGTGGCATGGTCGAGCCGGAGTACGCCAATACCCCGCGCGAAGCGATCTATCGCGAAGACAAACTCACCGTATGGCATTTCAAGGGTGACAAGGCGCCGACGGCGAAAACACCCTTGCTGATCGTGTATGCGCTGGTCAACACCGCCTGGATGACCGACCTGCAAGCCGATCGTTCGCTGGTGCGTAACTTGCTGGCGCAGGGTGAGGATGTCTACCTGATCGACTGGGGCTACCCCGATGGCGCCGACCGTTGGCTGACGTTGGACGATTACATCAACGGCTATCTCGACCGCTGCGTCGATGCGGTGCGTAAACGCCACAACCTGGACGCGATCAACGTGCTGGGCATTTGCCAGGGCGGTGCGTTCTCGCTGTGCTACACCGCGCTGCAGCCGGAGAAGGTGAAAAACCTGATCACCATGGTGACACCGGTCGATTTCCAGACGCCGGGCAATATGCTTTCGCACTGGACGCAGAACCTGGACGTGGATCTGTTTGTCGACACGATGGGCAATATCCCGGCCGAGTTGATGAACTGGGTTTACCTCACGCTCAAGCCGGTGCGCCTGAACCAGCAGAAATATATCGCGCTGGTGGACATTCTCGATAACCCGAAAGAGCTGGAAAATTTCCTGCGTATGGAACGCTGGATCTTCGACTCGCCCGATCAGGCTGGCGAAGCATTCCGCGAATTCATCAAGGATTTCTACCAGGGCAACAAATTGGTCCATGGCACGTTGACCATCGGTGGCAAGCCGGTAGACCTGGGCATGATCACGCAGCCGGTGCTGAATATCTTCGCCGAGCAGGACCACCTGGTGCCGCCGGACGCATCGAAGGCGCTGGCCAAGAAAGTCGGTACGACCGACTACACCGAGCTGGCCTTCAAGGGCGGTCATATCGGGATCTACGTCTCGGGCCGCGCGCAGCGTGAAGTGCCGCCGGCGATTCACCAGTGGCTGCGTTCCAGGGACTGA
- a CDS encoding PspC domain-containing protein gives MNSEKRLCRSSSQKMLAGVCGGVAEYLGWDATIVRVIWIILTLAGGSGILLYLILWLVMPQG, from the coding sequence ATGAATAGCGAAAAACGTTTGTGCCGTTCGAGCAGCCAGAAAATGCTGGCGGGTGTGTGTGGTGGTGTCGCCGAGTATCTCGGTTGGGATGCCACCATCGTGCGCGTGATCTGGATCATCCTGACCCTGGCCGGTGGCTCGGGCATCCTGCTTTATCTGATCCTGTGGCTGGTGATGCCGCAGGGTTGA
- the mtnA gene encoding S-methyl-5-thioribose-1-phosphate isomerase: MNTSAKTLSHDTIRAVQWQGDHLRLLDQRLLPRKEHWFDCRDYLQVTQAIKDLAVRGAPAIGIAAAWGVVLAAQQGQSLDAALATLRAARPTAVNLMWALDRMKAVIATGADAGRLEREAQAIQDEDLAANRHMGELGAALIAPNSGVLTHCNTGSLATAGYGTALGVIRAGVANGHIEQVYAGETRPWQQGARLTMWELVRDGIPAKLIADSAASHLMRSGAVQWVIVGADRIAANGDTANKIGTYQLAIAARHHGVKFMVVAPSSTVDMATVSGDDIEIELRDPTELLGLGGQRTVVEGADAWNPVFDVTPASLIDAIVTERGVIERPNTMAMLAMFGR, encoded by the coding sequence ATGAATACTTCCGCCAAGACCCTCTCCCACGACACCATCCGCGCCGTCCAATGGCAGGGTGACCACCTGCGCCTGCTCGATCAGCGCCTGCTGCCACGTAAAGAGCACTGGTTCGATTGCCGCGATTACTTGCAGGTCACCCAGGCGATCAAGGACCTGGCCGTGCGCGGTGCTCCGGCCATCGGTATCGCCGCGGCCTGGGGTGTGGTGCTTGCCGCCCAACAGGGCCAGTCGCTCGACGCGGCCCTGGCCACCTTGCGCGCGGCGCGTCCCACGGCGGTGAACCTGATGTGGGCGCTCGATCGCATGAAGGCGGTGATTGCCACGGGTGCGGACGCTGGGCGGCTGGAGCGCGAGGCTCAGGCGATCCAGGATGAAGATCTGGCCGCCAACCGTCATATGGGCGAACTGGGCGCTGCGTTGATCGCGCCGAACTCGGGCGTGCTCACGCACTGCAATACCGGTTCGCTCGCGACCGCCGGTTACGGTACGGCGCTGGGTGTGATCCGCGCTGGCGTGGCCAATGGCCATATCGAACAGGTCTATGCCGGCGAGACCCGGCCCTGGCAGCAAGGTGCGCGCCTGACCATGTGGGAGTTGGTGCGCGACGGCATTCCGGCCAAGTTGATTGCCGACTCCGCCGCGTCGCATCTGATGCGTTCGGGGGCTGTCCAGTGGGTCATCGTCGGCGCCGATCGCATCGCCGCCAATGGCGATACCGCCAACAAGATCGGCACCTACCAGCTGGCGATCGCCGCGCGACACCATGGCGTGAAGTTCATGGTGGTCGCACCATCGTCCACGGTCGACATGGCCACCGTGTCGGGCGACGACATCGAGATCGAACTGCGCGATCCGACCGAGCTGCTCGGGCTGGGCGGCCAGCGCACCGTGGTCGAAGGTGCCGATGCCTGGAATCCGGTATTCGACGTGACGCCAGCGAGCCTGATCGACGCCATCGTGACCGAACGTGGTGTGATCGAGCGGCCCAATACGATGGCGATGCTGGCGATGTTCGGCCGGTGA
- a CDS encoding GtrA family protein, which translates to MLFAVGGVLGLVVDAGVVQLLVGAFGWNPYLARVLSFLLAATVTWWWNRRKTFAERSSGRSAHAEWLHWMALMGAGAVVNYGVFAALLWTIPALRPWPAVPTAAGSAVAALVNFATARGMLFRQSKTSL; encoded by the coding sequence ATGCTGTTCGCCGTTGGCGGGGTGCTTGGGCTGGTTGTCGATGCCGGCGTGGTGCAGCTGCTGGTCGGCGCATTTGGCTGGAATCCCTACCTTGCGCGCGTGCTGTCGTTTCTGCTGGCGGCCACCGTGACGTGGTGGTGGAACCGGCGCAAGACGTTTGCCGAGCGCAGCAGCGGCCGCTCGGCCCATGCCGAATGGTTGCATTGGATGGCTCTGATGGGCGCCGGCGCGGTGGTCAATTACGGTGTCTTCGCCGCGCTTTTATGGACCATTCCGGCGCTTCGCCCATGGCCTGCGGTGCCTACTGCGGCAGGTTCGGCGGTGGCTGCGCTGGTCAATTTCGCGACAGCGCGCGGGATGCTTTTCCGGCAGTCCAAAACATCGTTGTAA
- the gyrA gene encoding DNA gyrase subunit A has translation MAELAKEIIRVSIEDEMRQSYLDYAMSVIVGRALPDVRDGLKPVHRRVLFAMNELGNVWNKPYKKSARVVGDVIGKYHPHGDVAVYDAIVRMAQPFSLRYMLIDGQGNFGSVDGDSAAAMRYTEVRMSKLTHELLADIDKETVDFGPNYDESEHEPLVLPTRVPNLLINGSAGIAVGMATNVPPHNINEVIAATIALIDDPSLSIEDLMTHIPGPDFPTAGIINGSSGIIEAYRTGRGRILVRAKADIETETNGRETIIVTELPYQVNKARLIEKIAELVKEKKLEGISELRDESDKDGMRVVIEIRRDAMGDVVLNNLFQQTQLQVTFGINMVALIDGRPQLLNLKDILEAFIRHRREVVTRRTIFDLRKARARAHILEGLTVALANIDEMIELIRTSASPAEARERMLARKWQPGLVSAMLTASGADMSRPEDMDPRDGLKGDTYQLSDIQAQEILAMRLHRLTGLEQDKLSDEYRQILDTIRGLIEILEDPERLLAVIREELENILSEFGDARRTEIQHSQEDLNVLDLIAPEDVVVTLSHSGYVKRQPASTYRAQRRGGKGRSASALKDEDFVEQLWVVNTHDTLLTFTSTGRVYWLKVYQMPESGPNTRGKPMVNLLPLSEGEKVQAVLPVHEYTDDRFVFFATRQGTVKKTPLTEFAYQLQRGKIAINLDEGDALVNVALTDGNSDVLLFASNGKVVRFDEGEVRSMGRTATGVRGMRLADKSEVVSLIVAAEGDILTATERGYGKRTTLDEFPKKGRGTQGVIGIQCSERNGPLVSATQVTEAHELMLISNQGTLVRTRVAEVSQLSRNTQGVTLIRLPADEALVGVVRLDALPEGEGEETGEEGAEPSAAPESPDTPQD, from the coding sequence ATGGCAGAACTCGCCAAAGAAATCATTCGCGTAAGCATCGAAGACGAAATGCGTCAGAGCTATCTCGATTACGCCATGAGCGTAATCGTAGGCCGCGCACTTCCGGATGTTCGCGATGGTCTGAAGCCCGTACATCGCCGCGTATTGTTCGCGATGAACGAATTAGGCAATGTCTGGAACAAGCCTTATAAGAAATCGGCCCGCGTGGTCGGTGACGTGATCGGTAAATACCATCCGCATGGCGATGTGGCTGTCTATGACGCCATCGTTCGTATGGCGCAGCCGTTCTCCCTGCGCTACATGCTGATCGATGGCCAGGGTAACTTCGGTTCGGTCGACGGCGACAGCGCGGCGGCCATGCGTTACACCGAAGTGCGCATGTCCAAGCTCACGCACGAGCTGCTGGCCGATATCGACAAGGAAACCGTCGACTTCGGTCCGAACTACGATGAAAGCGAGCACGAGCCGCTGGTGTTGCCGACGCGCGTGCCGAACCTGCTGATCAACGGTTCGGCGGGTATCGCGGTCGGCATGGCCACCAATGTGCCGCCGCACAACATCAATGAAGTGATCGCCGCCACGATCGCACTCATCGACGATCCGTCGTTGTCGATCGAAGACCTGATGACGCATATCCCCGGCCCGGACTTTCCGACGGCGGGCATCATCAACGGTTCGTCGGGCATCATCGAGGCGTACCGTACCGGTCGCGGCCGTATCCTGGTGCGCGCCAAGGCCGATATCGAGACCGAAACCAACGGCCGTGAGACGATCATCGTCACCGAGCTGCCGTATCAGGTGAACAAGGCGCGGTTGATCGAAAAGATCGCCGAGCTGGTCAAGGAAAAGAAGCTCGAAGGCATCAGCGAGCTGCGCGACGAGTCCGACAAGGACGGCATGCGCGTCGTCATCGAGATCCGTCGTGACGCGATGGGCGACGTGGTGCTGAACAACCTGTTCCAGCAAACCCAGTTGCAGGTCACCTTCGGCATCAACATGGTGGCGCTGATCGATGGCCGCCCGCAGCTGTTGAACCTCAAGGACATCCTCGAGGCCTTCATTCGCCACCGCCGTGAAGTCGTCACCCGCCGCACCATCTTCGATCTGCGCAAGGCCCGTGCCCGCGCGCATATCCTCGAAGGTTTGACGGTCGCGCTGGCGAACATCGACGAGATGATCGAGCTGATCCGTACGTCAGCCTCGCCGGCCGAGGCGCGCGAACGCATGCTCGCACGCAAGTGGCAGCCGGGCCTGGTCAGCGCCATGCTCACGGCGTCCGGCGCGGACATGTCGCGCCCGGAAGACATGGATCCGCGCGATGGCCTGAAGGGCGATACCTATCAGCTATCCGATATCCAGGCGCAGGAAATCCTGGCGATGCGTCTGCATCGCCTGACCGGATTGGAGCAGGACAAGCTGTCGGACGAGTATCGCCAGATTCTCGACACGATCCGCGGTTTGATCGAGATCCTCGAAGATCCCGAGCGTCTGCTCGCGGTGATTCGCGAAGAGCTGGAAAATATTCTGAGCGAGTTCGGCGATGCGCGTCGCACTGAAATCCAGCACTCGCAAGAAGACCTCAACGTACTGGATCTGATCGCGCCGGAAGACGTCGTCGTCACGCTGTCGCACTCCGGTTACGTGAAGCGTCAGCCGGCCAGCACTTACCGTGCACAGCGTCGTGGCGGCAAGGGTCGCTCGGCATCCGCGCTGAAAGACGAGGATTTCGTCGAGCAGTTGTGGGTGGTCAATACCCACGACACGCTGTTGACCTTTACCAGTACCGGTCGTGTGTATTGGTTGAAGGTTTATCAGATGCCCGAATCGGGTCCGAATACGCGCGGCAAGCCGATGGTCAACCTGTTGCCGTTGTCGGAAGGCGAAAAGGTGCAGGCCGTGTTGCCGGTGCATGAGTACACCGATGACCGCTTCGTTTTCTTCGCCACCCGCCAGGGTACGGTGAAGAAGACGCCGCTGACCGAGTTCGCTTATCAGCTGCAGCGAGGCAAGATCGCGATCAACCTTGACGAGGGCGATGCGCTGGTCAATGTGGCGTTGACCGACGGCAATAGCGATGTGCTGCTGTTTGCGTCGAACGGCAAGGTCGTGCGTTTCGACGAAGGCGAAGTCCGCTCGATGGGCCGCACCGCCACCGGCGTGCGCGGTATGCGTCTTGCCGACAAGAGCGAAGTCGTGTCGCTGATCGTGGCTGCCGAGGGCGACATTCTCACCGCGACCGAGCGTGGTTACGGCAAGCGCACGACGCTGGACGAGTTCCCGAAGAAGGGCCGCGGTACGCAGGGTGTTATCGGCATCCAGTGCTCCGAGCGTAACGGCCCGCTGGTGTCGGCCACCCAGGTGACCGAGGCACACGAGCTGATGTTGATTTCCAACCAGGGCACCTTGGTGCGCACACGCGTGGCGGAAGTATCGCAGCTCAGCCGTAACACGCAAGGCGTGACGCTGATCCGCTTGCCGGCGGACGAAGCCCTGGTCGGTGTGGTACGTCTCGATGCCTTGCCCGAGGGTGAGGGCGAGGAAACGGGTGAAGAAGGTGCGGAGCCGTCGGCCGCTCCCGAGTCGCCCGATACGCCTCAGGATTGA
- a CDS encoding peroxiredoxin, with product MSIQPGETLPDTDIYLAGETIERTRTADLFAGRRVLLFAVPGAFTPTCSNKHLPGYIEHMPAFRERGIDVMCLSVNDAYVMQAWGRNQHIPNDLLMLADGNGQFTRSMGLELDGSAYGMGLRARRFALFAENGVVRLLQVEAPGELKVSTADVMLGAI from the coding sequence ATGAGCATCCAACCGGGCGAGACCCTCCCCGATACCGATATCTACCTGGCCGGCGAGACGATCGAACGCACCCGGACCGCGGACTTGTTTGCAGGTCGCCGCGTGCTGCTTTTTGCGGTGCCCGGCGCGTTCACGCCCACCTGCTCCAACAAGCATCTACCGGGTTATATCGAGCACATGCCCGCGTTCCGCGAGCGCGGTATCGACGTGATGTGCCTGTCGGTGAACGATGCGTATGTGATGCAGGCGTGGGGGCGGAATCAGCACATTCCCAACGATCTGCTGATGCTTGCCGATGGCAATGGGCAGTTCACGCGCAGCATGGGCCTGGAACTCGATGGCAGTGCTTACGGTATGGGTCTGCGCGCACGCCGGTTTGCGCTGTTTGCGGAAAACGGCGTAGTCAGGCTGTTGCAAGTGGAAGCGCCGGGTGAACTGAAGGTCTCGACCGCTGACGTCATGCTTGGCGCCATCTGA
- a CDS encoding Hsp20/alpha crystallin family protein translates to MNRIPSQLTWGTLRNLNDVRHAFDRFLSTDETDVASPSAGQWAPRVDIKEEDTRFVILADIPGIDPATIEVSMDKNVLSIKGERVAEKTEQSAKFTRIERAYGSFNRRFSLPESADAEGITASGKHGVLEVVIPKRAQTAPRRIAIDTAH, encoded by the coding sequence ATGAACCGCATTCCCTCTCAGTTGACCTGGGGCACACTGCGCAACTTGAACGATGTGCGTCATGCATTCGATCGCTTTTTGAGCACCGACGAGACGGACGTTGCCAGTCCGTCCGCGGGCCAATGGGCGCCGCGCGTGGATATCAAGGAAGAAGACACTCGCTTCGTGATATTGGCCGATATTCCGGGCATCGATCCGGCGACGATCGAAGTGAGCATGGACAAGAACGTGCTGAGCATCAAGGGCGAGCGCGTTGCCGAAAAGACCGAGCAGAGCGCGAAATTCACTCGTATCGAGCGAGCCTATGGCAGCTTTAACCGTCGTTTCTCGCTGCCGGAAAGCGCCGACGCCGAAGGCATTACCGCCAGCGGCAAGCATGGCGTGCTGGAGGTCGTGATCCCGAAGCGTGCGCAGACCGCGCCGCGCCGCATCGCGATCGATACCGCGCACTGA
- a CDS encoding DnaJ C-terminal domain-containing protein — translation MEFKDYYDILGVKPDASEADIKAAYRKLARKYHPDKNKEAGAEDKFKAINEANEVLRDKEKRAAYDQLRAGGYRGGEQFRPPPGWGQGGQGFDFGDSGHGDFSDFFESLFGARAGGAAGRGAPRPRRGGDVQAQVQIDLKTAFDGGRTRLVLQDSHGGERTLEVKIPAGIQPGKVIRLAGQGHAGQAGGPSGDLLLEVGIRDDARFRLEGHNVLHVLPITPWEAALGATVPVPTLAGTVDLRIPAGSQSGRKLRLKGRGMPGTTPGDQLVELSIRAPAAASEEERKAYEALRDAFGGYDPRS, via the coding sequence GTGGAATTCAAAGATTATTACGACATCCTGGGTGTGAAGCCCGATGCCAGCGAGGCCGATATCAAGGCGGCCTATCGCAAATTGGCGCGCAAATATCATCCGGACAAGAACAAAGAAGCGGGCGCCGAAGACAAGTTCAAGGCGATTAACGAAGCCAATGAAGTGCTGCGCGATAAAGAAAAGCGCGCGGCTTACGATCAGCTGCGCGCCGGCGGTTATCGCGGTGGCGAGCAGTTCCGTCCCCCGCCGGGCTGGGGACAGGGCGGGCAGGGTTTCGATTTTGGCGATTCGGGCCACGGCGACTTCAGCGACTTTTTCGAAAGCCTCTTTGGCGCGCGTGCCGGCGGAGCGGCCGGGCGCGGCGCGCCACGGCCGCGCCGGGGCGGCGACGTGCAGGCGCAGGTACAGATCGACCTGAAGACAGCCTTCGACGGCGGCCGAACCCGTCTGGTACTGCAGGACAGTCATGGCGGCGAGCGCACGCTGGAAGTGAAGATTCCGGCCGGCATTCAGCCGGGCAAGGTCATCCGCCTCGCCGGGCAGGGCCATGCAGGCCAAGCCGGCGGTCCCAGCGGCGACCTGCTGCTGGAGGTCGGTATTCGCGACGATGCCCGCTTCCGCCTCGAGGGGCACAACGTACTGCACGTCCTGCCGATCACGCCCTGGGAAGCCGCCCTGGGCGCTACGGTGCCCGTGCCGACCCTGGCCGGCACCGTGGACCTGCGCATTCCCGCTGGCTCGCAATCGGGCCGCAAGCTGCGCTTGAAGGGCCGGGGGATGCCGGGCACGACGCCAGGCGATCAATTGGTCGAGTTGTCGATTCGGGCGCCCGCTGCAGCCAGCGAGGAAGAGCGCAAGGCGTATGAAGCCTTGCGCGATGCGTTTGGCGGGTATGACCCGCGCAGTTAG
- the pilH gene encoding twitching motility response regulator PilH produces MARILIVDDSPSQLLGIKRIVEKLGHEAVTAEDGAAGVEAAKREMPDLILMDVVMPNLNGFQATRTISKDPGTAHIPIVLVTTKDQDTDKVWGMRQGAKAYVTKPIKEEELVSTLKTLLPA; encoded by the coding sequence ATGGCACGCATCCTGATCGTCGACGATTCGCCGTCGCAGTTGCTTGGCATCAAGCGTATCGTCGAAAAGCTCGGGCATGAGGCGGTAACCGCCGAAGACGGCGCAGCCGGTGTCGAAGCCGCCAAGCGCGAAATGCCCGATCTGATTCTGATGGACGTGGTGATGCCCAACCTCAATGGTTTCCAGGCCACACGCACTATCAGCAAGGATCCGGGCACCGCGCACATTCCGATCGTGCTGGTCACTACCAAGGACCAGGACACGGACAAGGTGTGGGGTATGCGCCAAGGCGCGAAAGCCTATGTCACTAAGCCGATCAAGGAAGAAGAGCTGGTGTCGACGCTGAAGACATTGCTGCCTGCATAA
- a CDS encoding oxidoreductase: MSFTASFRAFRIHNDASGYRAGVETIDADALSPGELLVEVAYSSVNFKDALAGTGKGKILRQYPLNGGIDVAGRVVASTDHNFKEGDAVLCTGSGLSETRDGGYGQYIRLPAQWAIPLPAHLSLRESMILGTAGFTAALGLWQMENNRQTPSLGPIAVTGATGGVGMLAIDIYSRAGYEVHAISGKTDQFDVLRELGASECLDRHQLAFSGKPMDSARFGGALDNVGGKMLAGLLPLIQPYGNVAVCGNAGGFAFDSTVMPFIIRGVNLLGVASAGTARDIREEVWQRLATDWKPRHLDRIATREVDLDGLAGVFEPMLAGESFGRTLVRIGPDA; this comes from the coding sequence ATGAGCTTCACCGCATCGTTTCGCGCATTTCGCATTCATAACGACGCATCGGGTTATCGCGCCGGCGTGGAAACCATCGACGCCGACGCCTTGAGCCCTGGCGAGCTGCTGGTCGAGGTGGCCTACTCCTCGGTCAATTTCAAGGACGCGCTGGCCGGTACCGGCAAGGGCAAGATCCTGCGCCAGTACCCGTTGAACGGCGGCATCGATGTCGCCGGCCGTGTCGTCGCATCCACCGATCACAACTTCAAGGAAGGCGATGCGGTGCTGTGCACCGGCAGCGGTCTTTCCGAAACGCGCGACGGCGGCTACGGCCAATACATCCGTCTGCCGGCACAGTGGGCGATTCCGCTGCCGGCCCATCTGAGCCTGCGCGAAAGCATGATCCTGGGCACGGCCGGCTTTACCGCCGCGCTGGGCCTTTGGCAGATGGAGAACAACCGGCAGACACCATCGCTAGGCCCGATCGCCGTTACCGGCGCCACAGGCGGCGTAGGCATGCTGGCGATCGATATCTACTCACGTGCCGGCTACGAGGTACATGCAATCAGCGGCAAGACCGACCAGTTCGATGTATTGCGCGAACTGGGCGCCAGCGAATGCCTGGACCGCCACCAGCTGGCCTTCAGCGGCAAGCCGATGGACTCGGCCCGCTTCGGCGGCGCACTGGATAACGTCGGCGGCAAGATGCTGGCCGGGCTACTTCCTCTGATCCAACCCTATGGCAACGTTGCGGTTTGCGGTAATGCCGGCGGCTTTGCCTTCGACAGTACTGTGATGCCCTTCATCATCCGTGGCGTCAACCTGCTAGGCGTGGCCTCGGCCGGTACCGCTCGCGATATCCGTGAAGAGGTCTGGCAACGTCTGGCAACAGACTGGAAACCGCGCCATCTCGACCGCATTGCGACACGTGAAGTCGACCTGGACGGCTTGGCCGGGGTGTTCGAACCCATGCTGGCAGGTGAGTCATTTGGTCGTACCTTGGTACGTATTGGTCCCGATGCCTAG
- a CDS encoding TIGR00730 family Rossman fold protein: protein MQPTALCVYCGSNSGNHSEYTDVAVSLGTEMARRNISLIYGGGKVGLMGTVADAVLDAGGKAIGVIPRQLVEREVAHKGLTELQVVDTMHQRKTRMFELADAFVALPGGYGTMDEMFEMLTWAQLGLHRYPCAFYNVRGYYTPLRGMMDHMVGEGFVRSEQRENIWFGEGMDAMFDWMSAYQGGYTPKWIDSSSVKA from the coding sequence ATGCAACCCACCGCCCTCTGCGTCTACTGCGGCTCCAACAGCGGCAATCATTCCGAATACACCGACGTTGCTGTCTCGCTCGGCACCGAAATGGCCAGGCGCAACATCAGCCTGATCTACGGTGGCGGCAAGGTAGGCCTGATGGGCACGGTGGCCGATGCGGTGCTCGATGCCGGTGGCAAGGCGATCGGCGTGATTCCGCGCCAGCTGGTCGAACGCGAAGTCGCCCACAAGGGCCTGACCGAGTTGCAGGTGGTCGACACCATGCATCAACGTAAGACGCGCATGTTCGAACTGGCTGATGCATTCGTCGCACTGCCCGGCGGCTACGGCACGATGGACGAGATGTTCGAAATGCTGACCTGGGCACAGTTGGGCCTGCATCGTTATCCCTGCGCGTTCTACAACGTGCGTGGCTATTACACGCCGCTGCGCGGCATGATGGATCACATGGTCGGCGAAGGTTTCGTGCGCAGCGAGCAGCGCGAAAACATATGGTTTGGCGAAGGCATGGACGCGATGTTCGACTGGATGAGCGCCTATCAGGGCGGCTATACACCCAAGTGGATCGACAGCAGTAGCGTCAAGGCCTGA
- the lpdA gene encoding dihydrolipoyl dehydrogenase: MSDKFDVIVIGGGPAGYHAAIRAAQLGLKTAVIDAFVGKDGKQALGGTCLNVGCIPSKALLDSSKQFYNIAHNLPVHGITVENAKVDLGLFIGRKDKIVKQFTGGVAQLFKANKITSYFGKGKLLKGNNVEVTGNDGEKQTISATNVILASGSVPIELPFAKFDNKFIIDNAGALDISDVPKRLGVIGAGVIGLELGSVWRRLGSEVTVLEALPDFLGAADADIAKIALKEFAKQGLAIKLGAKLSKAEVKGNEVHLTYNDKDGDHDLVVDKLLVAVGRRAYTDGLLADDVGVKLDERGRIVVDEHCHTGVDGVWAVGDAVRGPMLAHKGFEEGMAVAEWIAGKAGHVGYDTMPWVIYTEPEIAWVGKTEKQLKDEGVPYKVGTFPFAAIGRAVAMNEAIGQVKMIAHAETDRILGVHMVGPGVSELIAECVVAMEFKGSSEDLARIVHAHPTLSEAVHEAALSVDKRAIHKGN, translated from the coding sequence ATGAGCGACAAATTCGACGTCATCGTCATCGGCGGCGGTCCCGCCGGTTATCACGCGGCCATCCGCGCCGCGCAGCTGGGCCTGAAAACGGCCGTCATCGACGCGTTCGTCGGCAAGGACGGCAAGCAGGCGCTTGGCGGTACGTGCTTGAACGTGGGCTGCATCCCATCCAAGGCGCTGCTCGATTCGTCCAAGCAGTTCTACAACATCGCGCATAACCTGCCGGTGCACGGCATCACGGTGGAGAACGCCAAGGTCGACTTGGGGCTCTTCATCGGCCGCAAGGACAAGATCGTCAAGCAGTTCACCGGTGGCGTGGCGCAGCTGTTCAAGGCCAACAAGATCACCAGCTACTTCGGCAAGGGCAAGCTGCTGAAGGGCAACAACGTCGAAGTCACCGGCAACGACGGTGAGAAGCAGACGATCAGCGCGACCAACGTGATCCTTGCATCCGGTTCGGTGCCGATCGAATTGCCGTTCGCCAAGTTCGACAACAAGTTCATCATCGACAACGCCGGCGCGCTGGACATCAGCGATGTGCCCAAGCGTCTTGGCGTGATCGGCGCGGGCGTGATCGGCCTGGAGCTGGGCAGCGTGTGGCGCCGCCTGGGTTCGGAAGTGACCGTGCTCGAAGCGCTGCCGGATTTCCTCGGTGCCGCCGATGCCGACATCGCCAAGATCGCGTTGAAGGAATTCGCCAAGCAAGGCCTGGCGATCAAGCTCGGCGCCAAGCTGTCCAAGGCCGAGGTGAAGGGCAACGAAGTGCACCTCACCTATAACGACAAGGACGGCGATCACGATCTGGTGGTCGACAAGCTGCTGGTGGCCGTGGGCCGCCGCGCCTACACCGACGGCCTGCTGGCCGACGACGTCGGCGTCAAGCTGGACGAGCGCGGTCGCATCGTGGTCGACGAGCATTGCCACACCGGCGTGGACGGCGTGTGGGCTGTCGGCGACGCCGTGCGCGGCCCGATGCTCGCGCACAAGGGCTTCGAGGAAGGCATGGCAGTCGCCGAATGGATCGCCGGCAAGGCCGGCCACGTCGGCTACGACACCATGCCGTGGGTGATCTACACCGAGCCGGAAATCGCCTGGGTCGGCAAGACCGAAAAGCAGCTCAAGGACGAAGGCGTGCCCTACAAGGTCGGCACCTTCCCGTTCGCTGCCATCGGCCGCGCCGTGGCGATGAACGAAGCCATCGGCCAGGTGAAGATGATCGCTCACGCCGAAACCGATCGTATCCTTGGCGTGCACATGGTCGGCCCGGGCGTGTCCGAACTGATCGCCGAGTGCGTCGTGGCGATGGAGTTCAAGGGCTCGTCCGAAGACCTCGCCCGCATCGTCCACGCGCACCCGACGCTTTCCGAAGCCGTGCACGAAGCAGCGCTGTCGGTGGACAAGCGCGCGATTCACAAGGGCAACTGA